GATAAATTTTAtctgtattaaaaaaatactttaacaAATGTTTCAAACNattttttttttttttttttttttttttaatgacaaAATAAGATTCGATTGTCTACGTGGATTCGGAATTTTGCAGATATCGACGGAGGGCAGTCGGCTGTGGCGGCCGAAGTCCCCGACGGTGTGATGTTTGGGGCTTCGGAAGCCACCGTGTTCACTGTTCAAAGATTCTTGCTTGCAGAGCCAAACCAAACACCCAAGTTCCTTCCTTACAGAAACCCTTACGGTGGAAGGAAGGGAAAGGCATCTCCCATGGCTATGGCAATGGCCGCACTATTTCTCTCACTTCCTCATCACCCATCACCTCCATTTCACCCTTCCAAATTCCAATGGCTTTGGCGTTTTCTTCTGCACCAAGTTTCATCCATTTCCCCATCTCAATCTCAAACTCCAACATCCTCAACGCCCCCTCTCTTCCCACCACCAATAACCCCCGCCCATCGCCGGCGCCGTCGGCCAAGCGTCGAGTCTCTCTGAGCGTAAAATGTCACGGCGGTGACGCCGAGCCGGACAAAAAAGACCCTTTTGAAACAATCGACAAACTTTACAAGGACATAAAGAACGAACACATCGCTCCCTTCCAACCCAAATCTGTAATTTTACCATCCCATCTCTCCTCCCTTACAAACCATCAAAACAGAGGGTTTGAATTTCTCGTTTCATTTTGCAGAGGAAGCCGAATTTCGTCTCTAATTTCATCAATGCCTTacagaaaagaataatattctTAGTGCAGCCAACAAATGATGGATCGATGGTGGGTGTTAAATGGAGAGTAGGTACATTCTCCAAACTAAAATCTCTTAGTTTATTTCAGTTTAGAGCCGAAATTTGAGAGGTTTAAGGTTGTTGGTAATGGCAGGGTGGCATAAACCCCTGATGGTGTGGGATAATGGTGTCGGCATCCATTTCCACCAAAGCTATGTTGGAAAGTTGCTTATTAGGTACTTGAATTCAATCtatttgtttccattttcaacGTCTCTTCGAGCTTTCTTCCATAGACGCCAACTAAATCCTTCtctgtttcgttttcctttgAAACTGAATGAATTGGATTCAGCAACTTGGAGAATCTACTAGACCCTGTTCTTCGCCTAGCGCCCGAAACACTGGTGAGTGAACCTACACACCTTCTTTCTCATTCCATTAGGTACTCTTTCTATATGTTATATAAAACCCATCTCTTTCTAAGACTTACAAATTTGTGGGGAACAGAGGAATTGGAGTTGGGTGCGGGGAAAACAGAGGAGAGCTGCAGCCCTGTGTGtgggtttcttcttcctcattctctcgctcttcttcttcaagttttGTGTTCGGTAGGGCCGGCGTTCTATAATGTGCAGAGCCCAACAAAGAAGGGACAGTCAACTTCTTATGCATTTCAAATACACCCATAAATTTATACccaattgtttcaaaattgcCCTTTCAGCTACCTACGATGTTTCTAGTATAATGCAAGTTCACTTTGtcatttacattaattttacCCAAATGCCATGCTCCTCATGTGTTGTATTAACAATTTACTTGATTGGTGAGCGTACCATGCTAATTAGTCGACATTTTGTTAGCGATGCTTAGGATAAACACTCGATCGGTTGAATAGAAATATAGTATGAAGTTCATTAAGTTAATAAATATACTAGAGGTTTGAAAACTTGAACATgtaaaaaattgaatcaaacTTAGTAAATTTGTTGGGAGTGGGTTGAGTTAAAGTGAACCAATCCAAATTTCTCTCCAGCTAAATTGTGGTCATTCTTAGAAGGACATAATAGGTAACAATTCAGCTTCTCCAGTagaccattttaaaattgtgaggctgacataaatacataacaagccaaaaccgacaatatctactcacTGTGAACTTGGGTTGTTAtgaatgatatcaaagctatccaaatttaataaataatatgaagttcataaatttaataaacataCGAGAGGTTTGAAAActtaatttataatcaaggatAGTGTCTTAAATTTGTTGGGAATTGGTTGAGTTAAAGTGAACCAATCCGAACTTATtacttaatttcttctttgagCTAGACAAATTTGTATCTTAATCAATTGGTTTTGGTCTAAAAATTCACCCAAATTCATGCCTTTAACGTAAGGTCATTTGGCTGACATAATATGTAATAACTCACTCTTTCCACAGTacacgcattttaaaatcgtgagatagcaagtagataatatctgccAACGGTGGActttggttgttacaaatgatatcaaagctagacacagaacggtgtgccaacgaagacaTTGAGCTCTAagggagggtggattgtgagatctcaccttatttggagaggagaacaaaacattacttGTACGAGTGTAGAAACATCtcaacacgttttaaaatcgtgaaattgacgatgatacgtaacgttctaaaacaaacaatataatattatgtttCGCACCAAAGATTCTTGCTTGCAACTAAAtggaaagaagggaaaaaggaGGTTCTTTCCTTGTGGGGGCACATTGAGAAGCCAAGTTTGTAACACTATGGGGGGGAAGAAAGCATCATCTCCCATGGCAATTTTGTGTCCATTCCAAGACGAGAATCCTCTTCTTTCCAATGGCCTTCAATCCTTCCTCATCTTCTGCCATTTCACCTTTCCAATGGCTTTTTCTTCCTCAACAAACATCATCCATTTACCCATTTCAATCTCCCCGTCCAACTCTAGCTCTAACTCTAACAACTACAACTCCGCCGCCTCTCTTTACACCAGACGTTGCCCACCGCCCGCTGCCAAGCATCAACGCTATCTGTGCGTAAAATGCAATGGCAGCAACAAAAGCTGGGTGCCGGGAAAAGATGACAACGACAACGACAAGACTCTCAAAAGAGTCCACAAACTTTACGAGGtgatcaagaacaaaaacatgaaCCAGGTGTATGAGGTAATAGCAGATGAACTTCCCGATGCTTACAATTCCATCCCTGCAATACGAGTCTTCCGAGCCATATTGGTAATTTCACAAAAAATCCCATCtacctctttttctttttcgtcttCTGTTGATAATGGTTTATTATGTATGTGTTGCAGCCAGTGTTGGAATTCTTCTCTCATATCTCCAAGACCTTCGTAAACAGCCTGAAATTCACAGCGAagccaacaacaaaaaatggaTCGATGGCGGGTGTTAAATGGAAATTAGGGTGGCAGAGAACCCTGATGACGCTGGGAAAGGGAATCGATATCCAGTCTCACCATATCTATGTAGGAAAGTTGCTTATTGGGTATTGGAAACTGTTTCTTTAGTCTCTTGCCATTCCTTACCTTCTTCAAGTTCTCAACTTGCAAACTCAAAACTTTCTTCGTTTTCTGTTTTGTTCGAATGAATTGGATTCAGTAACATGGAGAGGATAATGGATGCTTCGGTTCAGCAGAAGCCCATAGAAGAGGTGAGTGAAGTGTTCAGTACAGGAGATCTTACTTCTTCTTGGCTTAGACaatttgttaatatatatatatatatgaaatgatCTTACTCCTAGCAACTGCAAATGCTTAGGAGCAGAAGGATTTGAATTTGGAGCCGCCAAAGAAGAGGCGGGCAGCACCATTGTATCtgggcttcttcttctttgttctctcgctcttcttcttccagtTTTCTGTTCGTTAATGGCCGGCGTTTGAGGTGGCTACTAAAAAAGTGTTTCAGAATTGCCTTTTGAGCTGACTATAATCTTTCAATTATGATACATTTGTATCGGGGCTTCATTGGGTTCAATAatcattttagattttttataatttttcataacataAAACTCAACGTGCatagtaattaaatatttttaaataagcaAACAAACACTAGAGGTAGTAACATTTGACATTAGGATTTAGCAGAAAAAGGCACTAAAAAACTGGCAAAAGTAAGATATTTCATTCAACGCACTTGATTTCTAGATCATATGAGTCCAGGTTGTTTACCGCATGCTACAGCTTACACAGGTTTTATTACAACAGAAAAACATCTACTCAGTTTTAAGATGGTAATGATAGTTACCAACTCTACGGCTCCATCAATCTTCCAAGGGAGGTGAAGGAACAATCTTTCCGGTGCATGTCCCAAATCCAACAGTGTAACCATTTCCCTGCAATAAAATCAAATGCCAGATTATATGTCGAAGGCATCATGTATGATACAAgaaacaattggtatcagaacGAAACACGCATCCCAACAATGGAATCAGTTTTTGGGAACCAACCATCTAAATGAAACTTTCATTTTACAATCCTTCCTTAAGTCTTATAATAATCCTCATAATTTCTAGGTGAAGGAAGTTCCTCTTCTTAAGCAGGACATTTTTATCGTACAATGACCTACTTGGTAAACGTTCGATGCAAATTTTAAGTACCATGGTCAATGTAGGAAATTCAAAGAACATAGGATGATTGTAAACTGCTACAAACCTCACTAGTAATTACTAATTCCGATGTGCTAAGAACTCaggaaagaagataaaattgataaaaatataaacctTGCATTGACCAGTGAAGATGACTTCATCTCCATCTTCCAGAAATTTACGAGATATCCCATTTAATAACTCCAATGGCTTTTGCCCATTCCATGTTAACTCCAACAAGCAGCCTAGAGAATCTTGTTCCTGTGTTCAAACCAAAGTGGGGAACACAACTCGAAAATTATAAGACTATTCCAAACAAACATTatataaaacaagaaaacacaCACACTCGTGGAATTGCAAAAAAATGCAACATGGATCATGAGTAGAAGTCGTACAGGTCCACTTATGGTGCCACTGCCCATGAGATCACCTGGCTGCAAGTTGCAGCCATTACTAGTATGGTGTGCAAGCTGTTGAGCCAGCGTCCAATACCTACACATTCCACGAGTAAATAAAGGAAAGATAGAGAAGTACCA
This sequence is a window from Cucurbita pepo subsp. pepo cultivar mu-cu-16 chromosome LG19, ASM280686v2, whole genome shotgun sequence. Protein-coding genes within it:
- the LOC111781941 gene encoding uncharacterized protein LOC111781941 isoform X1, whose protein sequence is MGGKKASSPMAILCPFQDENPLLSNGLQSFLIFCHFTFPMAFSSSTNIIHLPISISPSNSSSNSNNYNSAASLYTRRCPPPAAKHQRYLCVKCNGSNKSWVPGKDDNDNDKTLKRVHKLYEVIKNKNMNQVYEVIADELPDAYNSIPAIRVFRAILPVLEFFSHISKTFVNSLKFTAKPTTKNGSMAGVKWKLGWQRTLMTLGKGIDIQSHHIYVGKLLIGNMERIMDASVQQKPIEEEQKDLNLEPPKKRRAAPLYLGFFFFVLSLFFFQFSVR
- the LOC111781886 gene encoding uncharacterized protein LOC111781886 isoform X1, coding for MALAFSSAPSFIHFPISISNSNILNAPSLPTTNNPRPSPAPSAKRRVSLSVKCHGGDAEPDKKDPFETIDKLYKDIKNEHIAPFQPKSRKPNFVSNFINALQKRIIFLVQPTNDGSMVGVKWRVGWHKPLMVWDNGVGIHFHQSYVGKLLISNLENLLDPVLRLAPETLTYKFVGNRGIGVGCGENRGELQPCVWVSSSSFSRSSSSSFVFGRAGVL
- the LOC111781941 gene encoding uncharacterized protein LOC111781941 isoform X2, with product MGGKKASSPMAILCPFQDENPLLSNGLQSFLIFCHFTFPMAFSSSTNIIHLPISISPSNSSSNSNNYNSAASLYTRRCPPPAAKHQRYLCVKCNGSNKSWVPGKDDNDNDKTLKRVHKLYEVIKNKNMNQVYEVIADELPDAYNSIPAIRVFRAILPVLEFFSHISKTFVNSLKFTAKPTTKNGSMAGVKWKLGWQRTLMTLGKGIDIQSHHIYVGKLLIGNMERIMDASVQQKPIEEKDLNLEPPKKRRAAPLYLGFFFFVLSLFFFQFSVR
- the LOC111781886 gene encoding uncharacterized protein LOC111781886 isoform X2, producing MALAFSSAPSFIHFPISISNSNILNAPSLPTTNNPRPSPAPSAKRRVSLSVKCHGGDAEPDKKDPFETIDKLYKDIKNEHIAPFQPKSRKPNFVSNFINALQKRIIFLVQPTNDGSMVGVKWRVGWHKPLMVWDNGVGIHFHQSYVGKLLISNLENLLDPVLRLAPETLRNWSWVRGKQRRAAALCVGFFFLILSLFFFKFCVR